A part of Cystobacter ferrugineus genomic DNA contains:
- a CDS encoding LysR family transcriptional regulator, giving the protein MNQLLAMRAFVRVVETGSFSRAADQLAQPRSTISKLVTDLEKHLGIKLMHRTTRTLAVTSDGLEYYRRAERLISELDAMDHAVRRRKLKPSGHLRVDAPATFATTLLIPALADFHREYPDITIALGISDRTINIVGEGVDCALRAGGMGDMAMVGRTLTALRYVTCASPAYLQRMGTPATPRELERHHLRAGYFFAATGKADPLIFEKGAERHDIVAAEFSTNEGNGLLALMLAGLGIGQHLRRCVQPYLDSGELVPLLEDWSRPPLPLHVIYPPNRHQNARLKVFVDWVRQTFGDAAPAVDQ; this is encoded by the coding sequence TCGTGCGCGTCGTCGAGACCGGCTCGTTCAGCCGCGCGGCCGACCAGCTGGCCCAGCCGCGCTCGACGATCAGCAAGCTGGTCACCGATCTCGAAAAGCATCTCGGCATCAAGCTGATGCATCGCACCACCCGCACGCTCGCCGTCACCTCGGACGGACTGGAGTACTACCGCCGCGCCGAGCGCCTGATCTCCGAACTCGACGCCATGGACCACGCGGTGCGCCGCAGGAAGCTCAAGCCCAGCGGCCACCTGCGCGTCGATGCGCCGGCCACCTTCGCCACCACGCTGCTGATCCCGGCCCTGGCTGACTTTCACCGCGAGTATCCCGACATCACGATCGCGCTGGGCATCAGCGACCGCACCATCAACATCGTGGGCGAAGGGGTGGACTGCGCGCTGCGCGCCGGCGGGATGGGCGACATGGCCATGGTCGGGCGCACGCTCACCGCGCTGCGGTACGTCACCTGTGCGTCGCCCGCCTATCTGCAACGCATGGGCACGCCGGCCACGCCGCGCGAGCTCGAACGCCACCACCTGCGGGCCGGTTACTTCTTCGCCGCCACCGGCAAGGCCGATCCGTTGATCTTCGAGAAAGGCGCCGAACGCCACGACATCGTCGCCGCCGAGTTCTCGACCAACGAAGGCAACGGCCTGCTCGCGCTGATGCTGGCGGGTCTGGGCATCGGCCAGCACCTGCGGCGCTGTGTCCAGCCCTATCTGGATTCGGGTGAACTGGTGCCGCTGCTGGAAGACTGGTCGCGCCCGCCGCTGCCGCTCCATGTCATCTATCCACCCAACCGGCATCAGAATGCCCGGTTGAAGGTCTTCGTCGATTGGGTCAGGCAGACCTTCGGCGACGCGGCGCCCGCGGTCGACCAGTAG
- a CDS encoding RidA family protein, which translates to MNKPEFFVTPGYGDRQLDGMHYSQALKIGNRVETSGQGGWNDDWEFPESLTEEIAQAFRNVGRTLATAGAGWEHVVHVNSYHIGFPPEVNETMVRLFRHYMPNHAPIWTSLGVAALGDPTMRVEIRVTAIVP; encoded by the coding sequence ATGAACAAGCCCGAATTTTTCGTCACCCCCGGCTATGGGGACCGCCAGCTCGATGGCATGCATTACTCCCAGGCGCTGAAGATCGGCAATCGCGTCGAGACCTCGGGCCAGGGCGGCTGGAACGACGACTGGGAATTCCCCGAGTCGCTCACCGAGGAGATCGCCCAGGCGTTTCGCAACGTGGGTCGCACGCTGGCGACCGCGGGGGCGGGCTGGGAGCACGTGGTGCACGTGAACTCGTATCACATCGGCTTTCCGCCCGAGGTCAACGAGACCATGGTCAGGCTGTTTCGCCACTACATGCCCAATCACGCGCCCATCTGGACCTCGCTCGGCGTCGCGGCGCTGGGCGATCCTACGATGCGGGTCGAGATCCGCGTGACGGCCATCGTGCCCTGA
- a CDS encoding cupin-like domain-containing protein has protein sequence MKDERQASSTPRVREWLAENLALGVPREALLSSLLQVGVDLERARAELEAAAAHPAVRMASRHLPRRARLKSLLEAYSALYRQSREARGIERRARLAPAEFFERYYFQNRPVVIEGLLADWPALRRWSPGFFTDRFGDARVEVMAGRDAEPQPDLHAERLRTSLSMREYVARLQLARETNDIYMVARNSLLKREAFRPLLEDIRPPQGFVRPDIHVPDSVHLWFGPAGTWAALHHDHLSVLFCQVLGRKRFRLVPSFELLRAYNHQGLYSAVDPRTPEPTRFPEFERATVLDFVVGPGDALLIPVGWWHAVQALDVSISVTFVSFDLPERNTYWRDCWIGPDPDGEGAAMRKVETP, from the coding sequence ATGAAGGATGAGCGCCAGGCTTCTTCCACGCCTCGGGTGCGTGAGTGGCTCGCCGAGAACCTCGCCCTGGGTGTCCCCCGGGAGGCGCTGCTGTCCTCTCTGCTCCAGGTGGGCGTGGACCTCGAGCGGGCGCGTGCGGAGCTGGAAGCCGCCGCGGCCCACCCCGCCGTGCGCATGGCCTCGCGCCACCTCCCGCGCCGGGCGCGACTGAAGTCCCTCCTGGAGGCCTACAGCGCGCTCTACCGGCAGTCCCGCGAGGCGCGGGGGATCGAACGCCGGGCCCGGCTCGCTCCCGCCGAGTTCTTCGAGCGCTACTACTTCCAGAACCGGCCCGTGGTGATCGAAGGACTGCTCGCGGACTGGCCGGCGCTGCGGCGCTGGTCGCCTGGATTCTTCACGGACCGTTTCGGGGATGCGCGGGTCGAGGTGATGGCCGGGCGGGACGCGGAGCCCCAGCCGGACCTCCATGCCGAGCGCCTGAGAACCTCGCTCTCGATGCGCGAGTACGTCGCACGGCTCCAGCTCGCGCGGGAGACGAACGACATCTACATGGTGGCGCGCAACAGCCTGTTGAAGCGCGAGGCGTTCCGTCCGCTGCTGGAGGACATCCGTCCCCCCCAGGGCTTCGTCCGTCCCGACATCCACGTTCCCGACAGCGTCCATCTGTGGTTCGGTCCCGCGGGCACCTGGGCCGCCCTGCATCACGACCACCTCAGCGTCCTCTTCTGCCAGGTGCTCGGGCGCAAGCGCTTCCGGCTCGTTCCTTCGTTCGAACTGCTCCGCGCCTACAACCACCAGGGGCTGTACAGCGCCGTGGATCCCCGGACGCCGGAGCCGACGCGCTTCCCGGAGTTCGAGCGCGCCACGGTGCTGGACTTCGTGGTGGGGCCTGGCGATGCGCTGTTGATTCCCGTGGGGTGGTGGCATGCGGTGCAGGCCCTGGACGTGAGCATCTCCGTGACGTTCGTGAGCTTTGACCTCCCCGAGAGGAACACATACTGGCGCGACTGCTGGATTGGCCCGGACCCGGACGGGGAGGGCGCTGCCATGAGAAAGGTGGAGACCCCATGA
- a CDS encoding cupin-like domain-containing protein: MAQMEPQPLVAEQRAWLAENLTRGIPPELLAERLVKEGVEPATARAAVAAARSHPAVVAATRVTRRQGAFRALFETYSVLHRQSGWHQRLERRADISASEFFERYYFAHRPVILQGLMKDWPAMESWRPERLAERFGDVQVEVMAGRESDPVHDLEPERFRSVIPLRDFIQRLLTGGPTNDFYLTARNFALERPELRGMLDDLRPLEGFLRPVRDRTVKLWVGPAGTLTSLHHDLSNILFAQVHGRKHFKLIPSFELHCLYNQHGVWSQVDATRPDLERFPAYRDVDVVEAVLEPGELLFIPVGWWHWVHALDVSVSVSFQTFEVPGGNTPWRLL; this comes from the coding sequence ATGGCACAGATGGAGCCCCAGCCCCTCGTGGCGGAGCAGCGAGCCTGGCTGGCTGAAAACCTCACGCGCGGGATTCCCCCGGAGCTTCTGGCGGAGCGCCTGGTGAAGGAGGGCGTGGAGCCCGCCACGGCCCGAGCCGCGGTAGCGGCCGCCCGAAGTCACCCGGCGGTGGTGGCGGCGACACGCGTCACCCGGAGGCAGGGGGCGTTCCGCGCGCTGTTCGAGACGTACTCCGTGCTGCACCGCCAGTCCGGGTGGCACCAGCGCCTGGAGCGTCGAGCGGACATCTCCGCGAGCGAGTTCTTCGAGCGCTACTACTTCGCGCACCGGCCCGTCATCCTCCAGGGGCTGATGAAGGACTGGCCCGCGATGGAGAGCTGGCGCCCGGAGCGCCTCGCCGAGCGCTTTGGGGATGTCCAGGTGGAGGTGATGGCCGGCCGGGAAAGTGATCCGGTCCATGACCTCGAGCCCGAGCGCTTCCGCTCGGTGATACCCCTGCGAGACTTCATCCAGCGGCTGCTGACCGGTGGTCCCACCAACGACTTCTACCTCACCGCCCGCAACTTCGCCCTGGAGCGGCCGGAGCTGCGCGGCATGCTCGACGATCTGCGCCCGCTCGAGGGGTTCCTGCGCCCGGTCCGGGACCGGACCGTGAAGCTCTGGGTGGGCCCGGCGGGGACGCTCACCTCACTGCACCACGATCTCTCCAACATCCTCTTCGCCCAGGTCCACGGGCGGAAGCACTTCAAGCTCATCCCGTCCTTCGAGCTGCACTGCCTCTACAACCAGCACGGCGTCTGGAGTCAGGTGGACGCCACCCGCCCCGACCTCGAGCGCTTCCCCGCGTACCGGGATGTGGATGTGGTGGAGGCCGTGCTCGAGCCGGGAGAGCTGCTCTTCATCCCGGTGGGTTGGTGGCATTGGGTCCACGCTCTCGACGTGAGCGTGTCGGTGTCGTTCCAGACGTTCGAGGTCCCGGGCGGCAACACTCCCTGGCGGCTGCTGTGA
- a CDS encoding cupin-like domain-containing protein encodes MHTGTHRLAAEWQQWLAENLAQGATPEEIATALRAAGVSEEVAREEIAAAEKHPFVLAGRNIARRYARMEALMDLYSELHRQSGHHHGVEKRAGLSAEEFFTHYYFGHRPVVLQGLMEDWPARRCWSLDYFREHCGEAEVEIMSGRDANPNHAFEHDRHRATVRLAEFLRMIQEAGETNDFYMVPRNENWSREGLHRLREDVRAPSGIIDPALDPMMMTLLLGPAGTLTPLHHDNMNILLSQVLGRKHFKLVPSFQPHRVYPRHGTFSHVDVSNPDTTRHPAFQEADMVEVVLEPGEMIFIPVGWWHWVRALDVSASVSFHHFQLPGGNTHLTFPA; translated from the coding sequence ATGCATACAGGAACCCACCGTCTGGCAGCCGAATGGCAACAGTGGCTGGCGGAGAACCTCGCCCAGGGAGCCACTCCCGAGGAGATCGCCACCGCGCTCCGCGCAGCCGGAGTGAGCGAGGAAGTGGCACGCGAGGAGATCGCCGCCGCCGAGAAACACCCCTTCGTGTTGGCGGGGCGCAACATCGCCCGCCGCTACGCGCGCATGGAGGCGCTGATGGACCTCTACAGCGAACTGCATCGCCAGTCAGGGCATCATCACGGCGTGGAGAAGCGGGCCGGGCTGTCCGCCGAGGAGTTCTTCACCCACTACTACTTCGGCCACCGCCCCGTCGTGTTGCAGGGGCTCATGGAGGACTGGCCCGCCCGGCGCTGCTGGTCGCTCGACTACTTCCGTGAGCACTGCGGCGAAGCCGAAGTGGAGATCATGTCCGGCCGCGACGCCAACCCGAACCACGCCTTCGAGCACGACCGGCACCGCGCCACCGTCCGGCTGGCGGAGTTCCTCCGGATGATTCAGGAGGCGGGCGAGACGAACGACTTCTACATGGTGCCGCGCAACGAGAACTGGTCGCGCGAAGGCCTGCACCGCCTGCGTGAGGACGTCCGTGCCCCCAGCGGCATCATCGACCCGGCGCTCGATCCGATGATGATGACGCTGCTGCTCGGCCCCGCCGGCACCCTCACTCCGCTTCACCATGACAACATGAACATCCTGTTGTCCCAGGTCCTCGGCCGCAAACACTTCAAGCTCGTTCCTTCCTTCCAGCCCCACCGGGTGTACCCGCGCCACGGCACCTTCAGTCACGTGGATGTCTCCAACCCGGACACCACGCGCCACCCCGCCTTCCAGGAAGCGGACATGGTGGAGGTGGTGCTCGAGCCGGGAGAGATGATCTTCATCCCGGTGGGCTGGTGGCACTGGGTGCGCGCGCTCGACGTCAGTGCCTCGGTCAGCTTCCACCACTTCCAGCTCCCAGGGGGGAACACCCACCTGACGTTCCCCGCCTGA
- a CDS encoding response regulator transcription factor codes for MNLDSREREYTLELKEALTSSLALPEVLARGQGALFRLLPAEHAAWCVAGRGGPGHYEWVATDRLAAFLARYQEMAGEDFVRGAVAHLPNVVFRDSEMVPREVLERSRPYRLCRELGTPLEHVMSVRLDMRQGWHGGLTLYRERLRPFSEQEQILLQGLTPFLARTVRNCLRLGGVATGSRFQQALLSQRNLECLVLTPSFAEVLRTARVTAWLEEWFTPSELGPSGVPRVWVERLGWLARLEEHGKLGADVWERRREDRTLRGTFIRMPEQDGQRLWALVLDEHSHSLPVPEAWLRLLTPREAEVVGLVLQNFYKDSIVAFLGISPRTVETHLKSIRRKLNVESRADLFYQAVAHYVADRD; via the coding sequence ATGAACCTCGACTCACGTGAGCGGGAGTACACCCTCGAGTTGAAGGAGGCGTTGACCAGTTCCCTGGCGCTTCCAGAGGTGCTGGCTCGAGGGCAGGGGGCGCTGTTCCGGCTACTCCCGGCGGAGCACGCGGCGTGGTGTGTGGCGGGGCGGGGCGGTCCCGGTCATTACGAGTGGGTGGCGACAGACAGGCTGGCGGCGTTCCTGGCCCGCTATCAAGAGATGGCGGGAGAAGACTTCGTGCGCGGCGCGGTGGCCCACCTGCCCAACGTGGTGTTCCGGGACTCGGAGATGGTTCCACGCGAGGTGCTGGAGCGCAGCCGCCCCTACCGGCTGTGCCGGGAACTGGGCACACCTCTGGAGCACGTCATGTCGGTGCGGCTGGACATGAGACAGGGCTGGCATGGCGGTCTGACGCTCTACCGCGAGCGGCTCCGACCCTTCTCCGAGCAGGAGCAGATTCTCCTGCAAGGGTTGACGCCCTTCCTGGCGCGTACCGTCCGCAACTGCCTGAGGCTTGGCGGGGTGGCGACGGGCAGCCGTTTCCAGCAGGCGCTCCTCAGTCAGCGAAATTTGGAGTGCCTGGTGTTGACTCCCTCCTTCGCGGAGGTGCTGCGCACGGCCCGGGTCACCGCATGGCTCGAGGAGTGGTTCACCCCCTCCGAGCTCGGTCCCTCGGGGGTGCCACGTGTGTGGGTGGAACGGCTGGGCTGGCTCGCGCGCCTGGAGGAGCACGGGAAACTCGGGGCGGATGTCTGGGAGCGCCGTCGCGAAGACCGGACACTGAGGGGGACGTTCATCCGGATGCCAGAGCAGGACGGGCAGAGGCTGTGGGCGCTGGTGCTCGATGAGCACTCGCACTCCCTTCCCGTACCCGAGGCCTGGCTGCGGCTGCTCACCCCGCGCGAGGCCGAGGTCGTCGGCCTCGTGCTCCAGAATTTCTACAAGGACTCCATTGTCGCTTTCCTCGGTATCTCGCCGCGCACGGTAGAGACGCACCTGAAGAGCATCCGCAGGAAGCTGAACGTGGAGAGCCGAGCGGACCTTTTCTACCAGGCGGTGGCTCATTACGTGGCAGACCGGGATTGA